A window from Candidatus Gracilibacteria bacterium encodes these proteins:
- a CDS encoding AAA family ATPase, with the protein MIIRKAERKKIKLRLGISGAPNSGKTRSALEIARGIGGKIGLIDSEHGRGELYAGMFDYDVIRLEAPFTPESYINAILAFEREGYDVLIIDSMSHAWNGKGGILEEVDQSKDKFTSGWKTATPKQNALIDTIMSSKMHIIATFRAKTEYVIEKNEYGKNQPRKIGLAPIQRPEIEYEFMLFMTMNQDHFAQISKDNTRMFDENTLIQPNREMGEKLLEWLNEGSDEPVVVKRDLLSIVEEINECVDLVSLENVFKSLYTEFPDMRNQIIRSKDMKKEALINGSIIQPNEIGHTYGGRLL; encoded by the coding sequence ATGATTATTAGAAAAGCAGAACGTAAGAAGATTAAGTTGCGTCTTGGCATATCAGGCGCACCCAATAGTGGCAAGACAAGATCAGCACTTGAGATCGCACGTGGTATTGGTGGAAAGATAGGCTTGATCGATTCAGAACATGGTAGAGGTGAGCTATACGCTGGCATGTTTGACTATGATGTTATTCGTCTTGAGGCACCCTTTACACCTGAAAGCTATATCAATGCGATTCTAGCGTTTGAGAGAGAAGGATACGATGTCTTAATCATCGATAGTATGTCTCACGCGTGGAATGGTAAAGGCGGCATCTTGGAAGAAGTAGATCAGTCAAAGGATAAGTTTACCAGTGGATGGAAAACCGCTACGCCTAAACAGAACGCGTTAATCGATACTATCATGAGTAGTAAAATGCACATTATCGCAACGTTCAGAGCGAAGACTGAATACGTCATTGAGAAGAACGAATATGGAAAAAATCAGCCAAGGAAAATAGGATTGGCACCAATTCAACGTCCTGAGATTGAATATGAATTCATGTTATTCATGACAATGAATCAAGATCACTTCGCGCAGATATCAAAAGACAATACGCGAATGTTTGATGAAAACACATTAATTCAGCCAAACAGAGAAATGGGTGAGAAGCTTTTAGAATGGTTGAATGAAGGAAGCGATGAGCCAGTAGTAGTAAAAAGAGACTTATTATCCATTGTCGAAGAAATAAATGAATGTGTCGATTTAGTTTCATTAGAGAATGTCTTCAAGAGCTTGTATACAGAGTTTCCCGATATGAGAAACCAGATAATCAGATCGAAAGACATGAAAAAAGAAGCTCTAATCAACGGTAGTATTATTCAACCAAACGAAATTGGTCACACATATGGCGGGAGATTATTGTAA
- a CDS encoding glycosyl hydrolase 108 family protein: MASFDEAVNYLLRNEGGLSESPYDHGGTTHFGISLRFLRNVLPENLRRYGIFGEVTEQTIRELTVDQAKLIYKGEFWEHAAFDKINNQDICNYIFDMSVNMGIAPAIKCAQRACWAVKRRREILDDGLLGDKTLNAIKMCDFMLLPAMRSERAGYYRIIAAKDYDQERYIDGWLNRAYESNGHSR; encoded by the coding sequence ATGGCCAGTTTTGACGAAGCAGTGAATTATTTGCTCAGAAATGAAGGCGGCCTCAGTGAAAGCCCGTATGACCATGGGGGAACTACGCACTTTGGTATTTCGTTGCGATTCTTGCGGAACGTGTTACCGGAAAATCTCAGACGATACGGGATTTTCGGCGAAGTTACGGAACAAACTATTAGAGAGTTGACGGTTGACCAAGCAAAGCTCATCTACAAAGGCGAATTCTGGGAACATGCCGCATTCGACAAGATCAATAATCAAGATATCTGCAATTATATATTCGACATGTCGGTTAACATGGGTATTGCGCCAGCGATCAAGTGCGCACAACGGGCATGTTGGGCTGTCAAACGCAGACGAGAAATACTTGACGATGGCCTTTTGGGTGATAAGACTCTAAACGCAATCAAGATGTGCGACTTTATGTTGCTTCCAGCCATGCGTTCAGAACGCGCGGGCTACTATCGCATTATCGCAGCAAAGGATTATGACCAAGAACGATACATTGATGGATGGCTGAATCGTGCGTATGAATCTAACGGACATAGTAGGTAA
- a CDS encoding siphovirus Gp157 family protein — MNLYQINSEYEQILNQLYDDDGMINENAMVQLEQNELVMEKKAIAIACYIKNMDAEREAIEQAKKAMAEREKRFKKRIEYLEDYLLSGMEKRGINHISCAYFDIKLKKCPPSVDIIDEDLLPEEYKRVKIETLPDKIKIKEEMQMGVVIPGASLKTGMRLDIRGLVLS, encoded by the coding sequence ATGAATTTATATCAAATTAACAGCGAATACGAACAAATCCTAAATCAATTATACGATGATGATGGAATGATTAACGAAAATGCAATGGTTCAACTTGAACAAAACGAGCTAGTAATGGAAAAGAAGGCAATTGCTATCGCTTGTTATATTAAGAACATGGATGCTGAACGTGAAGCTATTGAGCAAGCTAAAAAGGCTATGGCTGAACGTGAGAAACGATTCAAGAAACGAATCGAATATCTCGAAGATTATCTGTTATCAGGTATGGAGAAACGGGGTATTAATCATATCAGTTGCGCATACTTTGATATCAAGTTAAAAAAGTGTCCCCCATCGGTTGATATTATCGATGAAGATTTATTACCGGAAGAATACAAACGAGTAAAAATAGAAACTTTACCAGACAAAATTAAAATAAAAGAAGAAATGCAAATGGGTGTCGTCATTCCAGGTGCATCACTCAAAACAGGAATGAGGCTTGATATAAGATGATTGGTTCTATCATAA
- a CDS encoding terminase small subunit, with amino-acid sequence MAKLTELQYKFAHLYIANGFNAYQAALGAGYSESFAKIKSHELPANPRIQKRITEITADEKSCLGLSWEYKAGKLKKVIDRYIPDDDKIDMKTDKVKVALAAIAELNKMQGDYAPDKKLSVNVDMTKEKLIEAKRVYEEY; translated from the coding sequence ATGGCCAAGTTAACTGAATTACAGTACAAATTCGCACACTTATATATAGCCAATGGGTTCAACGCTTATCAAGCTGCACTCGGTGCTGGGTACAGTGAGTCATTCGCAAAGATCAAGTCGCATGAGTTACCCGCTAATCCTCGCATACAGAAACGTATCACTGAGATAACAGCGGATGAGAAGTCTTGTCTTGGCTTGAGCTGGGAATACAAGGCTGGCAAGCTAAAGAAAGTCATTGATCGCTACATACCAGACGACGACAAGATAGACATGAAGACAGATAAAGTCAAGGTAGCACTTGCTGCGATTGCTGAGCTTAACAAGATGCAAGGTGATTACGCACCAGACAAGAAGCTAAGCGTTAACGTGGATATGACCAAGGAGAAGTTGATCGAAGCAAAGAGAGTGTATGAAGAGTATTAA